The following are encoded in a window of Candidatus Krumholzibacteriia bacterium genomic DNA:
- a CDS encoding biopolymer transporter ExbD: MHRRRGYRQLVEGDLDIMPLMNLFVVLIPMLLLSAVFVEINAIDMHLPPSGAERSRERESLDLAIRLEPQHYVVEGRHLKARSVERRAPQAETELRALLRSIRDANPDERSVRIESRGSTRYQDLVRVMDVARSTGLDAIALARHPAVGSLREAR; encoded by the coding sequence ATGCATCGCCGCCGTGGCTACCGGCAGCTGGTCGAGGGTGACCTCGACATCATGCCGCTCATGAACCTGTTCGTCGTGTTGATCCCGATGTTGTTGCTGTCGGCGGTCTTCGTCGAGATCAACGCCATCGATATGCACCTTCCGCCGTCCGGGGCGGAACGGTCCCGTGAGCGAGAGTCCCTGGACCTCGCCATCCGCCTCGAGCCGCAGCACTACGTCGTCGAGGGACGACACCTGAAGGCCCGTTCCGTGGAGCGCCGGGCGCCGCAGGCCGAGACCGAACTGCGCGCGCTGCTGAGGTCGATCCGCGATGCGAACCCCGACGAGAGATCCGTACGGATCGAGTCACGCGGTTCCACACGGTACCAGGATCTCGTGCGCGTCATGGACGTGGCACGCAGCACCGGCCTCGACGCGATCGCGCTCGCGCGTCATCCGGCCGTCGGTTCGCTGCGCGAAGCTCGCTGA
- a CDS encoding MotA/TolQ/ExbB proton channel family protein — protein sequence MDALGPLASFFEGGGPFMFVILGCAVLIVAIVLERTWVIGRAGAMNRTRFVRDVTRMVAKGDVAAATELCRKVQNPSGRVAYAILSSGTQDEDKLNNAADGAAVVVLPALGKRLPLLSMLANVATLLGLLGTIFGLTTAFSAVGAADPAQRSAFLASGISQALNTTAFGLMVAVPAMVIHGLLVGKVEGIVEQVDEVSVKLVRALTGRPSTI from the coding sequence ATGGATGCTCTCGGACCCCTGGCCTCCTTCTTCGAAGGCGGCGGACCCTTCATGTTCGTGATCCTCGGCTGCGCCGTGCTGATCGTGGCGATCGTCCTGGAACGCACGTGGGTGATCGGCCGCGCCGGTGCTATGAATCGAACGCGGTTCGTGCGTGACGTCACGCGGATGGTGGCCAAGGGTGACGTCGCGGCCGCGACGGAACTCTGCCGGAAGGTGCAGAATCCCAGCGGTCGGGTGGCCTATGCGATCCTCTCGAGCGGAACACAGGACGAGGACAAGCTCAACAATGCTGCCGACGGCGCCGCCGTCGTCGTCCTCCCGGCCCTGGGCAAACGGCTGCCCCTCTTGAGTATGTTGGCCAACGTGGCCACTCTGCTCGGACTGCTGGGCACCATCTTCGGTCTGACGACGGCCTTCTCCGCAGTCGGGGCCGCCGACCCTGCGCAGCGCTCGGCCTTCCTGGCGAGCGGGATCTCACAGGCTCTCAACACGACCGCCTTCGGCCTGATGGTCGCCGTGCCCGCCATGGTGATCCACGGACTGCTCGTGGGGAAGGTCGAAGGCATCGTCGAACAGGTCGACGAGGTCAGTGTGAAGCTCGTGCGGGCGCTCACCGGGCGTCCGAGCACGATCTGA
- a CDS encoding tetratricopeptide repeat protein codes for MARRVAIERAFGEVAARPGDADARWRLARLHAEAGTPETAFAHCDTALAHEPDHDAALSLWSKLLFDAGEHETAIEGLEAARARRGSLPEALRTGLALHYDALGRWEDSAREFESVRSVNSAKVYHVLRSDEFLDASELAERALAEDPDSAASHNNYGITLLYAGEAERAKAAFLRALALDPDLAGAMYNLAIVETYYFFDEAAGRDWFGAYRATGAVDDPDGLAATFAWDDVSPAGRQVRR; via the coding sequence GTGGCCCGCCGCGTCGCGATCGAGCGGGCGTTCGGCGAGGTGGCCGCCCGTCCAGGGGACGCCGACGCACGCTGGCGGCTGGCGCGTCTGCACGCCGAGGCGGGCACGCCCGAAACCGCGTTCGCCCACTGCGACACGGCCCTCGCACACGAGCCCGATCACGACGCGGCACTCTCGCTGTGGTCCAAACTCCTGTTCGACGCCGGGGAGCACGAGACCGCCATCGAGGGTCTCGAAGCAGCGCGGGCACGTCGCGGTTCGCTGCCCGAGGCCCTGCGCACCGGACTGGCGCTGCACTACGACGCGCTGGGTCGCTGGGAGGACAGCGCTCGTGAGTTCGAGAGCGTGCGGTCGGTCAACTCGGCCAAGGTGTATCACGTGCTGCGCAGCGACGAATTCCTCGATGCCTCGGAGCTGGCCGAACGTGCTCTGGCCGAGGACCCGGATTCCGCAGCCAGCCACAACAACTACGGCATCACCCTTCTCTACGCGGGCGAGGCGGAACGCGCGAAGGCCGCGTTCCTGCGCGCTCTCGCCCTCGACCCCGACCTGGCCGGCGCCATGTACAACCTCGCGATCGTCGAGACCTACTACTTCTTCGACGAAGCGGCCGGGCGTGACTGGTTCGGGGCGTACCGCGCCACCGGCGCCGTCGACGACCCCGACGGGCTGGCCGCGACCTTCGCCTGGGACGACGTCTCCCCCGCCGGAAGGCAGGTACGACGATGA
- a CDS encoding tetratricopeptide repeat protein, protein MILRAGMLVAVLLSSAAQASLTTGFDRARWSLARGDTLTAIAHLDTTTGPTTRAVLLRLRLDPGTPPASSLPERAATWADVLRWSEDDELVGTGRAAESTLVLAAHALDSDDPATARALLATIDVPDRLRTLLLHLRIRALASISDPAVWSVRERLARSDAETDFDRRVVDEAAFALGLRALERGEDPGTWFDRVDPHGPLAAWVDLVGALHGDDGTLASWLERHPDHPTRFDAQLHHAAGRLAAGRDSTARALYLELEGLLDAEAASLTVIADDSTHFASWAATRWAEATATHIPADTATWSRALDRLDEALLEPGRDLPPAEDWLRVDEAAPWSSGVPRLPVAALRRDRSLADSVAVAARALRHARHRLEGVTADLARRDAHLGRGARRLDELREQLRDANATLRALDAEIPRNLADLQVLEDSLLARLDTRAQALAQRAAAQARRARTLGRWYGRGPMARRDPPPDPRVPVPAHHLDAEAAWADSARVTVTRFADDTRQSVQRSFAEVFAGRFGDGVTSQWARADSLRDRAERASRTLDTARVALGADSGLADARAAVDAARARHAARVDRLEEARLTAARRLLARLRDRQQRHREAVAYGAAVATTNLARAGDAHLRDEARERWAAFVEAGCDPLVRGDARYRWADLELATARADFRASMQDWLEHEDAGSRALAPLLDIEPALALFRTILDEDQLFARRDLVLLHLGMLQADRGDPEARRHLTRLVDDFPDSPLVDVAQLRLGEIAFENGDHDTALPPLRVASRSSDPEIQAVALYQRAWSAHVTGRGIESIDTLRRLLDLHAGPGAPTAFDLGPEARALYLRTLARAGGAPAFLAAVERNGPRDDDVALLDDLSALLSDYALLEQAAAVDRLLLRRHPLAPEAFGAARRWIANTAATDEDEVLAVAGRFVPGDAWHEAQVDASLRAEAATFARDVIVGVASRRHEAARDAADVAAKWQAALELHRRSIHTWPDDRRSVKWRTLAGECELALGRHAAAIHDFVTAARDTSRTGDDAAWRAVTTADAWYRSNLEDDRTTGPDSLAHHFLELADTFRSRISDPERAVDLDWRTLRLEAAHGRDDRVVVRARDFVERHPDDPRVVEAARTRAQALYRMEAYDRASSAFRSAASTARAAGRDSLAHELGDWAPHAYELHVESVEADTTRGPATAANLWRQLAMQWPETEHAERALYRSGVAHAAVGRDSLAIDAWTTLIEAHSDADLVPDAYRNVARTYEDSGDLGAAARTLVAYANAFAGSEDAGNAWLRAVDLHERRGDRSSRERLLDIYLERHPNDRQTLQAVRERRARAELDDGTAADAVDAYLEFAAAHPGRASDELLAAIGFHRADSGWNGFVAVELTQPLPASIARKRDRLQDLIAAYRGVIEREVAPWTQAATQRLGEALLHMGDAIQQSERPAGLQGDDRLAYEDVLEEQAWTFHERGESTLRELLLHHEPGADPAATPWIARARSTLFPRIARRFLHQPSFEYPIIDETTNDDDRTGSATTGHTRNDSRFEAPDLLTEDR, encoded by the coding sequence ATGATCCTGCGCGCGGGCATGTTGGTCGCGGTGCTCCTGTCGAGCGCCGCCCAGGCCAGCCTCACCACGGGCTTCGACCGCGCACGCTGGTCGCTCGCGCGAGGGGACACGCTGACCGCCATCGCGCACCTCGACACCACGACGGGACCGACCACCCGTGCCGTTCTGCTGCGTCTACGCCTGGATCCGGGGACACCGCCTGCCTCGTCCCTCCCGGAACGTGCTGCGACCTGGGCCGACGTCCTGCGCTGGAGCGAAGACGACGAGCTCGTCGGCACCGGCCGCGCGGCCGAGTCGACACTGGTCCTCGCGGCCCATGCTCTCGATTCCGACGATCCCGCCACGGCACGGGCCCTGCTGGCCACGATCGACGTCCCGGACCGCCTGCGCACACTTCTCCTGCACCTGCGCATCCGGGCCCTCGCATCGATCTCCGATCCGGCGGTGTGGTCGGTCCGCGAGCGGCTCGCGCGCAGCGACGCCGAAACCGACTTCGACCGCCGCGTGGTCGACGAAGCTGCCTTCGCACTCGGGCTCCGCGCTCTCGAGCGCGGCGAGGACCCGGGCACCTGGTTCGACCGCGTGGATCCCCACGGCCCACTCGCCGCGTGGGTGGATCTCGTCGGTGCCCTGCACGGCGACGACGGAACTCTGGCCTCCTGGCTCGAGCGACATCCCGATCATCCCACCCGCTTCGATGCGCAGCTGCACCACGCCGCGGGCCGACTCGCAGCAGGGCGGGACAGCACGGCACGCGCCCTCTACCTGGAGCTCGAAGGGCTCCTCGACGCGGAGGCCGCGAGCCTGACCGTGATCGCCGACGATTCGACGCATTTCGCGTCCTGGGCGGCCACACGGTGGGCCGAGGCGACGGCGACCCACATTCCCGCCGACACCGCGACGTGGAGTCGAGCGCTCGATCGGCTCGACGAAGCCCTTCTCGAGCCTGGTCGGGACCTGCCTCCCGCGGAGGACTGGCTGCGCGTCGACGAGGCCGCGCCGTGGTCCAGCGGAGTCCCACGACTGCCGGTGGCGGCGCTGCGCCGAGACCGTTCGCTCGCGGACTCGGTGGCCGTCGCCGCGCGCGCTCTACGACATGCTCGGCACCGTCTCGAGGGCGTGACCGCGGACCTCGCCCGCCGGGACGCCCACCTCGGCCGTGGCGCCCGACGTCTCGACGAACTCCGCGAACAGCTCCGGGACGCCAACGCGACACTGCGTGCTCTCGACGCCGAGATCCCGCGAAACCTCGCCGATCTGCAGGTACTCGAGGATTCCCTGCTCGCACGCCTCGACACCCGCGCGCAGGCACTCGCCCAGCGTGCGGCCGCGCAGGCGCGACGCGCGAGGACGCTCGGCCGATGGTACGGCCGCGGGCCCATGGCCCGACGCGACCCACCCCCGGATCCCCGTGTCCCCGTGCCCGCCCACCACCTCGACGCCGAGGCCGCCTGGGCCGACTCCGCCCGTGTCACCGTCACGCGCTTCGCCGACGACACACGGCAGTCGGTGCAGCGCTCGTTCGCGGAGGTCTTCGCGGGTCGGTTCGGCGACGGGGTCACGTCACAGTGGGCACGTGCCGACTCCCTCCGCGATCGAGCGGAGCGGGCATCCCGGACCCTGGACACGGCACGCGTCGCCCTCGGCGCCGATTCCGGGCTCGCCGACGCGCGTGCTGCGGTCGACGCCGCCCGCGCCCGCCACGCCGCTCGGGTCGACCGGCTCGAGGAGGCGCGACTCACCGCGGCTCGACGACTGCTCGCCCGACTCCGCGACCGGCAGCAGCGCCACCGCGAAGCGGTCGCCTACGGCGCGGCCGTAGCCACCACGAACCTCGCCCGTGCCGGCGATGCACATCTCCGCGACGAGGCGCGCGAACGGTGGGCCGCGTTCGTCGAGGCCGGCTGCGACCCGTTGGTCCGGGGCGACGCCCGCTACCGGTGGGCCGACCTCGAACTGGCGACTGCCCGCGCCGACTTCCGGGCGAGCATGCAGGATTGGCTCGAGCACGAAGACGCCGGTAGCCGCGCACTCGCACCCCTGCTCGACATCGAGCCCGCGCTCGCCCTGTTCCGCACGATCCTCGACGAAGACCAGCTGTTCGCGCGCCGTGACCTCGTCCTGCTGCACCTGGGAATGCTGCAGGCGGATCGCGGAGATCCCGAGGCGCGTCGGCATCTCACGCGCCTGGTCGACGACTTCCCGGACTCGCCGCTGGTCGACGTCGCGCAGCTACGACTCGGAGAGATCGCCTTCGAGAACGGCGACCACGACACCGCGTTGCCCCCGCTGCGCGTCGCCTCGCGTTCGTCGGATCCCGAGATCCAGGCCGTCGCCCTGTACCAACGGGCCTGGAGCGCGCACGTGACCGGCCGTGGCATCGAGTCCATCGACACCCTCCGCCGTCTGCTCGATCTGCACGCTGGTCCCGGAGCGCCGACGGCCTTCGACCTCGGGCCCGAGGCACGCGCGCTCTACCTGCGCACGTTGGCCCGCGCCGGTGGTGCTCCCGCCTTCCTGGCCGCCGTCGAGCGCAACGGCCCGCGCGACGACGACGTCGCGCTGCTGGACGATCTCTCGGCCCTGTTGTCCGATTACGCGTTGCTCGAGCAGGCCGCTGCGGTCGATCGACTCCTCCTGAGGCGTCATCCGCTCGCACCCGAAGCCTTCGGTGCGGCGCGACGATGGATCGCGAACACGGCGGCGACCGACGAAGACGAGGTCCTCGCCGTGGCCGGCCGGTTCGTACCCGGCGACGCATGGCACGAAGCACAGGTCGACGCCTCCCTCCGCGCCGAAGCCGCAACCTTCGCTCGTGACGTCATCGTCGGCGTGGCCAGCCGTCGACACGAAGCCGCCCGTGACGCCGCCGACGTCGCCGCGAAGTGGCAGGCCGCTCTCGAACTCCACCGACGATCGATCCACACCTGGCCGGACGATCGACGGAGCGTGAAGTGGCGAACCCTGGCCGGAGAGTGCGAACTCGCGCTCGGACGCCATGCCGCGGCCATCCACGACTTCGTCACGGCGGCCCGCGACACGAGCAGGACCGGCGACGATGCTGCGTGGCGCGCCGTGACCACCGCCGATGCTTGGTACCGGTCGAACCTCGAGGACGACCGCACCACCGGCCCGGACTCCCTCGCGCATCACTTCCTGGAGCTGGCCGACACCTTTCGGTCGCGCATCTCCGATCCAGAACGTGCCGTCGATCTCGACTGGCGCACCCTTCGACTCGAGGCCGCCCACGGTCGGGACGATCGCGTCGTCGTCCGTGCTCGCGACTTCGTCGAACGTCACCCCGACGATCCCCGCGTGGTCGAGGCGGCCCGCACCCGCGCCCAGGCGTTGTATCGAATGGAAGCCTACGATCGCGCGTCCTCGGCCTTCCGGTCGGCGGCCTCGACGGCGCGAGCCGCCGGACGCGATTCGCTCGCCCACGAACTCGGCGATTGGGCGCCCCATGCCTACGAACTCCACGTGGAGTCGGTCGAGGCCGACACCACGCGCGGACCGGCCACCGCCGCGAACCTGTGGCGGCAGCTGGCCATGCAGTGGCCCGAGACCGAACACGCCGAGCGAGCGCTGTACCGCAGCGGTGTGGCCCATGCGGCGGTCGGTCGGGACTCCCTGGCGATCGACGCATGGACGACGTTGATCGAGGCCCATTCCGACGCGGACCTCGTACCGGACGCCTACCGGAACGTCGCCCGCACCTACGAGGACAGCGGTGATCTGGGTGCGGCGGCACGTACCCTGGTCGCCTACGCGAACGCCTTCGCCGGCTCCGAGGACGCCGGCAACGCCTGGCTGCGGGCCGTCGACCTCCACGAGCGCCGCGGTGATCGTTCCAGCCGCGAACGTCTGCTCGACATCTACCTCGAACGTCATCCGAACGACCGGCAGACACTGCAAGCCGTCCGTGAACGCCGGGCTCGCGCAGAACTGGACGACGGAACCGCCGCGGACGCCGTCGATGCCTATCTCGAGTTCGCGGCCGCCCACCCCGGCCGGGCGTCCGACGAGCTGCTGGCGGCGATCGGGTTCCACCGGGCCGACTCGGGATGGAACGGGTTCGTGGCCGTCGAACTCACGCAACCGCTGCCCGCGTCGATCGCGCGGAAGCGCGACCGGCTGCAGGACCTGATCGCGGCCTACCGTGGCGTGATCGAGCGTGAGGTCGCGCCGTGGACGCAGGCCGCCACGCAGCGGCTGGGCGAGGCCCTCCTGCACATGGGCGACGCGATCCAGCAGAGCGAGCGCCCGGCCGGACTGCAGGGCGACGATCGACTCGCCTACGAGGACGTGCTCGAGGAGCAGGCATGGACCTTCCACGAGCGCGGCGAGTCGACGCTGCGGGAACTGCTCCTGCACCACGAGCCGGGCGCCGACCCTGCAGCGACCCCCTGGATCGCCCGCGCCCGGAGCACACTGTTCCCCCGGATCGCGCGGCGCTTCCTCCACCAACCCAGCTTCGAGTACCCGATCATCGACGAGACCACGAACGACGACGACCGCACCGGGTCCGCCACGACCGGGCACACCCGGAACGATTCTCGCTTCGAGGCACCGGACTTGCTCACCGAAGACCGGTAG